One genomic segment of Paenibacillus xylanexedens includes these proteins:
- a CDS encoding iron ABC transporter permease: protein MSSVQGSKPAMNWRTISIYGGGLTALIVLFFVSLCYGEASIPLHVVWDALTGRQDSLEHNMVWDLRMPRTVIGILAGGALAVAGALLQTITRNPLAASDTLGINAGAYFVVVLGAIAFPGLLSQSPFIFAALGGLLAAFAAYFMGGGRTSSPVRLALSGMIVSMVLGSFTSALHIFFSMETQGLFLWGSGTLVQNDWSGVFYALPWVVGITLLALILSRQWDMLELDESTASSLGQKVTLARAVGLILAVLLAAVIVSVIGPIGFVGLVAPHLVRLSGVRSNRLLLPGVFIWGAALLVGADVLAKMVHNSSMELPTGAVMAIIGAPWLIWLVLTRMKAANGSGMSTSMSTGGAARRFAFGPMAVLFSVITVVLILLSTMFGGMRIPLADWLPSLFQSDGLFSALIQLRIPRTLVAAGAGAALAISGVLIQMAVRNPLADASIVGVSSGAGLGAMMVIILWPGLPIYLLPIAAIIGAAIAAVVVFSLAWKKGLNPSAVVLLGIAMSAIAGAGIQILIVRGAVYGSSGYIWLTGSTYARTWEQVRVIGLFLVILVPVAWWLARRFELLVFDDNSASGLGLGVRRTRLLAMTVGVLLAAGAVACVGTVGFIGLIAPHMVRLLTGNKLRRSMFLSALAGAVMLVLADTIGRTVMAPTEIPSGILIAIIGTPYFLYLMYRSNWRKSV from the coding sequence ATGAGTTCGGTTCAAGGATCTAAGCCAGCTATGAATTGGCGCACAATAAGCATATATGGGGGCGGTCTAACCGCTCTCATCGTGCTTTTTTTTGTAAGTCTGTGTTATGGAGAAGCTTCCATTCCTTTGCATGTCGTTTGGGACGCTCTTACAGGCAGACAGGATTCATTAGAGCACAATATGGTTTGGGACTTGCGCATGCCGCGTACAGTGATCGGTATTCTTGCGGGTGGCGCACTGGCTGTTGCGGGCGCTTTGCTGCAAACGATTACTCGTAATCCATTGGCTGCTTCAGATACGCTGGGAATTAATGCAGGAGCGTACTTTGTGGTGGTGCTGGGAGCTATCGCTTTTCCAGGTCTATTAAGTCAGTCGCCTTTTATTTTCGCAGCACTAGGTGGTTTGCTGGCAGCATTTGCGGCTTATTTCATGGGCGGCGGACGAACATCAAGCCCGGTTCGACTTGCGTTGTCCGGTATGATTGTATCGATGGTGCTTGGTTCATTTACGAGTGCATTACATATTTTTTTCTCCATGGAGACACAAGGGTTGTTCCTTTGGGGTTCCGGAACACTTGTCCAGAATGACTGGAGTGGAGTGTTTTATGCTTTGCCTTGGGTGGTTGGTATTACCCTTCTCGCGTTAATCCTGTCCAGACAGTGGGATATGCTGGAGTTGGATGAATCAACGGCTTCTTCCTTGGGACAAAAGGTTACATTGGCTCGTGCAGTAGGGTTAATTCTTGCTGTATTGCTGGCCGCTGTGATTGTCAGTGTAATCGGACCGATTGGCTTCGTGGGACTGGTTGCACCTCATCTGGTTCGATTGAGTGGTGTACGTTCTAATCGATTACTTTTACCCGGTGTGTTCATATGGGGCGCAGCGCTCCTGGTTGGAGCAGATGTCCTCGCCAAGATGGTGCATAACTCCAGCATGGAACTGCCAACGGGTGCCGTTATGGCGATCATTGGTGCACCGTGGCTCATCTGGCTTGTTCTTACACGCATGAAGGCTGCAAACGGATCAGGCATGTCAACTTCAATGAGCACAGGAGGAGCTGCGCGTCGCTTTGCATTTGGCCCGATGGCTGTATTATTCTCAGTCATAACGGTCGTGCTTATCTTGCTCAGTACGATGTTTGGCGGTATGCGAATTCCGCTGGCCGATTGGTTACCAAGTCTGTTCCAATCGGATGGACTGTTCTCCGCGCTGATTCAGCTTCGGATTCCGCGTACACTTGTTGCCGCAGGTGCAGGAGCCGCACTGGCAATCAGTGGTGTGCTCATTCAGATGGCGGTACGTAACCCGCTGGCAGATGCTTCAATTGTTGGTGTTTCCTCAGGTGCAGGGCTTGGAGCGATGATGGTCATCATCTTATGGCCGGGTCTTCCGATATACTTGCTGCCAATTGCGGCAATCATCGGTGCAGCCATTGCTGCAGTGGTGGTGTTCTCCCTCGCCTGGAAGAAAGGACTGAACCCTTCGGCGGTTGTGTTGCTGGGGATTGCAATGTCTGCCATTGCTGGAGCAGGTATTCAGATTCTGATTGTCCGTGGTGCGGTATACGGTAGTAGCGGATATATCTGGCTGACAGGAAGCACCTATGCTCGTACCTGGGAACAGGTGAGGGTTATCGGATTATTTTTAGTTATTTTGGTACCGGTGGCTTGGTGGCTGGCACGCAGATTCGAACTGCTGGTATTTGACGACAACAGTGCATCCGGGCTTGGTCTAGGAGTACGTCGTACACGATTATTGGCCATGACAGTGGGTGTATTACTTGCAGCAGGTGCGGTTGCTTGTGTAGGAACCGTTGGTTTTATCGGCCTGATTGCACCACATATGGTACGGCTACTGACGGGGAATAAGTTAAGACGTTCGATGTTTTTATCCGCATTAGCGGGTGCAGTCATGCTGGTGCTCGCCGATACAATCGGCAGAACCGTCATGGCACCGACAGAGATTCCATCAGGCATACTCATTGCGATCATCGGAACACCGTACTTCCTGTATCTGATGTATCGTTCTAACTGGCGCAAGTCTGTATAA
- a CDS encoding ABC transporter substrate-binding protein, with protein MKKGLNGLLIMLAFVLVLAGCGKSTTTTDTSQGSDSGSAPAEETAGPVTVKHKRGELKLDKPAERVVTLEWTYTEDVVALGVQPVGNADNANYKVWVTSEAALDDSVTDIGTRSEPNLEAIAALKPDLIIANADNNTAVYDQLNAIAPTIEYDPYDGDGYDYDKMTEIFNNIATALGKEDKAKEVLSNLDQHYVEAKEKLAAAGKENFNFALTQAFTYQNAVSLRMFTDNSVVIGTLDKIGLVNDWQPDKVENYGFSTVGIESLTDVKDSNFIYITQPDDDVFGTAMKDNSVWNGLNFVKEKRTYQLDSTTWTFGGPISSKVLVDGVVEAITK; from the coding sequence ATGAAAAAAGGGTTGAATGGACTGTTGATTATGCTGGCCTTTGTGCTGGTTTTGGCGGGTTGTGGTAAAAGCACGACTACAACAGATACAAGTCAAGGTAGTGACTCGGGTAGTGCTCCGGCTGAAGAGACAGCAGGTCCTGTTACCGTGAAGCATAAACGTGGAGAGCTTAAGCTGGACAAGCCAGCAGAACGTGTCGTTACGCTTGAATGGACATATACGGAAGATGTCGTTGCCCTGGGTGTTCAACCAGTAGGTAACGCAGATAACGCTAACTATAAAGTGTGGGTAACATCCGAAGCAGCACTGGATGACAGTGTAACGGATATCGGAACACGCAGTGAACCAAATCTGGAAGCTATTGCTGCATTGAAGCCAGATCTCATCATTGCTAATGCAGATAATAACACGGCGGTCTACGATCAGCTTAACGCGATTGCGCCAACGATTGAATATGATCCGTATGATGGTGACGGCTATGATTATGACAAGATGACAGAGATCTTTAATAACATTGCAACTGCTCTCGGTAAAGAAGACAAAGCAAAAGAAGTTCTGAGTAATCTCGATCAGCACTATGTAGAAGCCAAAGAAAAACTGGCTGCTGCGGGGAAAGAAAACTTCAACTTTGCACTGACACAAGCGTTCACATATCAAAATGCAGTTAGCCTGCGTATGTTTACCGATAACTCCGTTGTGATTGGAACATTGGACAAAATCGGACTGGTTAACGATTGGCAGCCGGACAAAGTTGAAAACTATGGCTTCTCTACAGTAGGCATTGAGTCCTTAACCGATGTGAAGGACAGTAACTTCATTTACATTACACAACCAGACGATGACGTCTTTGGCACAGCCATGAAAGATAACTCGGTATGGAACGGACTGAACTTTGTGAAGGAAAAACGCACATATCAACTCGATAGCACAACATGGACATTTGGTGGACCGATCTCCTCCAAAGTATTGGTTGATGGGGTAGTCGAGGCGATTACCAAATGA
- a CDS encoding CueP family metal-binding protein: protein MKKQMWIIASVAVVIVIGTYLFASNTGKEETGTANAPNIRKLVEDISTGKETPESASINAKQLIVTDQDEKTITYDLPENEFFLSIAPYVDQTHPCAIHSLTGCQGEMSNKEFSVTIHDSQGNTFMKDEVIKSGANGFMDFWVPRDRTYLIRIVGDGKVAETQLSTYENDNTCITTMQLS from the coding sequence ATGAAAAAACAAATGTGGATCATTGCAAGTGTTGCAGTTGTAATTGTAATCGGAACCTATCTGTTTGCAAGCAATACGGGCAAGGAAGAGACGGGTACAGCCAATGCGCCCAACATCCGAAAATTGGTGGAAGATATCAGCACAGGAAAAGAGACACCGGAATCTGCCTCCATTAATGCCAAACAGTTAATCGTCACCGATCAAGATGAAAAAACCATTACATATGATTTGCCTGAAAATGAATTTTTCCTTTCCATTGCACCCTATGTGGACCAGACCCATCCCTGTGCAATTCATAGCTTGACCGGTTGTCAGGGGGAAATGAGCAATAAGGAATTCAGTGTTACCATTCACGATTCTCAAGGCAACACTTTTATGAAAGATGAAGTAATTAAGTCTGGTGCGAACGGATTTATGGATTTTTGGGTGCCTAGAGACAGAACCTATCTGATTCGTATTGTTGGAGATGGAAAGGTTGCAGAAACGCAATTGTCTACATATGAAAATGATAATACATGCATCACTACGATGCAGTTGAGTTAA
- a CDS encoding ABC transporter substrate-binding protein: MSRRFKGLGIMLLVISVMLAACSGGTKEENATAGTAGAPTEGAASTAKETATESGTKVVKDQFGEVTIPTHPQNLVVFDSIYAEYLIEMGVTPQIVLLTPEVEAEYRPDYLKEHGVQIIEVEQYQYNYEQLLALSPDMILAAGEGMEQGVYDELSKIAPTVALDANSEMKRAMPKLAAIFDKTEESAKVLAEFDEKASQAKEKIAAALGDKTVLVLRVEHNRYRFMGPKGGSSSVFFYDILGLNSPEAIKESTDWFSQFSLEFLPEMNPDYIFLEDRTLVGYDTKKSMEDLKASQVWSNLEAVKNDHVFPLKTSQFVSGVGPIGSVKLMDYVVEKLVP, from the coding sequence ATGTCACGAAGATTTAAAGGGTTGGGCATCATGCTGTTGGTGATTAGTGTAATGCTGGCGGCATGTTCCGGTGGAACCAAGGAAGAGAATGCTACAGCTGGAACAGCAGGTGCTCCAACTGAAGGAGCAGCGAGTACTGCAAAAGAAACAGCGACTGAAAGTGGGACTAAGGTGGTGAAGGATCAGTTTGGAGAAGTAACGATTCCAACTCATCCTCAAAACCTGGTTGTGTTTGATTCGATCTATGCCGAGTATCTGATTGAAATGGGTGTTACACCCCAAATCGTTTTGTTAACTCCGGAGGTTGAAGCGGAATACCGCCCTGATTATTTGAAAGAACATGGAGTCCAGATCATTGAAGTCGAGCAATATCAATATAATTATGAGCAGTTGCTTGCGTTGTCACCGGATATGATCCTTGCAGCTGGCGAAGGTATGGAACAGGGTGTATATGATGAATTGTCCAAAATCGCTCCTACGGTGGCACTGGATGCTAACAGTGAAATGAAACGTGCTATGCCAAAGCTGGCTGCCATATTCGATAAGACCGAAGAATCTGCCAAAGTACTGGCTGAATTTGATGAGAAAGCCTCACAAGCGAAAGAGAAAATTGCGGCAGCCCTGGGAGACAAGACCGTATTGGTTCTCCGGGTAGAGCACAATCGTTACCGTTTCATGGGTCCCAAAGGAGGAAGCAGCAGTGTTTTCTTCTATGATATCCTGGGTCTGAATAGTCCTGAAGCTATCAAAGAGTCTACAGATTGGTTTAGCCAGTTCTCCCTGGAATTCTTGCCTGAGATGAATCCGGATTATATTTTCCTGGAAGACAGAACCCTCGTAGGTTATGACACGAAGAAATCCATGGAAGATCTGAAAGCAAGCCAGGTGTGGTCGAATCTGGAGGCTGTGAAAAATGATCATGTCTTCCCGTTGAAGACAAGCCAATTCGTATCGGGTGTGGGTCCGATTGGATCTGTAAAATTGATGGACTATGTTGTTGAAAAGTTGGTGCCTTAA
- a CDS encoding AraC family transcriptional regulator: protein MNIEEYGALWEHITIRLLDIRIITVNISEDPNTWTLPSNAFLLITDGKGQIWLGQAMHHIKGTYILHASKGTRLDCLAKKPMEIHMLSYSSPESEKPNAERSQTYTGVESLQFSFGFEPACPLPLIEIMQLIYRQWNELQSAGRIQTKALFYQWLAEMLKQMQEQRFNDAKLDRVDQAVHYMKRHYVEPLKIEQVAEMLNCSPRYLNQLFQLQLNTSPSRVLSQIRMEQALKLLVSTNGTLQEIAERVGYENGYTLSRYFKKHYGVSPEFYRKRRECSAPDVALQTSQPHAALESHYSGWSERTVPIVEADKNQPKQKIIDLQGVQVRKPPAPAVPRARTRKLATSMGEITIPIKPSRVVVDWNLGEVLALGVTPLGAPHSLIESNQMLEPYINDQVQDIGNHNFISLEKVLELEPDLIITWNRAAYASYARIAPTVVYGGTGYGSVAEEIREMGRILNRQTEAETWIKEYGRRVHTLQQTIPGKVSAEKTFTVIDPNWGEHIILVGNTGTRGGKAAYGLLNLKPAGKVRQELLEPGLEYLDIARSAVGGYLEDYLLVLDNGPRHGFDQASGKPWQKSIETDHCRVISLDWNRYFLSDPLSAVLQAEEMVDRIMAY, encoded by the coding sequence ATGAACATAGAAGAATACGGGGCATTATGGGAGCATATAACAATCCGATTACTGGATATTCGAATCATTACTGTTAACATCAGTGAAGATCCTAATACGTGGACGCTTCCCTCGAATGCTTTTTTATTAATAACGGATGGCAAGGGGCAGATCTGGCTTGGTCAGGCGATGCATCACATTAAAGGGACATATATTCTGCACGCCTCCAAAGGAACGCGCCTGGATTGTCTGGCTAAGAAGCCGATGGAAATACATATGTTGTCTTATTCGTCACCAGAGTCAGAGAAGCCAAATGCTGAAAGATCCCAAACATATACTGGGGTGGAGTCTCTGCAATTCAGTTTTGGTTTTGAACCAGCGTGTCCATTGCCATTAATTGAGATTATGCAGTTGATATACAGACAATGGAATGAACTACAGTCAGCAGGCCGGATTCAAACCAAGGCGTTGTTCTACCAATGGCTCGCCGAGATGCTGAAACAAATGCAGGAGCAGAGGTTTAACGATGCTAAGCTGGATCGGGTAGATCAGGCGGTGCATTATATGAAACGTCACTACGTGGAACCACTCAAGATAGAACAGGTAGCTGAAATGCTGAATTGTAGTCCAAGGTATCTGAACCAATTGTTTCAGCTTCAATTAAATACGAGTCCCAGCCGTGTGCTGTCACAGATTCGGATGGAACAGGCATTAAAACTACTGGTGAGCACGAATGGGACCTTACAAGAAATCGCGGAGAGAGTAGGCTATGAGAACGGCTACACGCTAAGTCGTTATTTCAAGAAACATTATGGTGTATCTCCTGAGTTTTACAGAAAGCGTCGAGAGTGCAGTGCTCCAGATGTAGCCCTGCAAACTTCCCAACCACATGCCGCTCTGGAAAGTCATTATTCGGGATGGAGCGAACGAACGGTACCTATAGTTGAAGCCGACAAAAACCAGCCAAAACAGAAGATTATAGATCTACAAGGAGTCCAAGTGAGGAAACCCCCAGCGCCCGCGGTACCAAGAGCCAGAACTCGAAAACTTGCCACAAGCATGGGCGAGATTACGATACCGATCAAGCCTAGCCGTGTTGTCGTGGACTGGAATTTGGGAGAAGTGCTGGCATTGGGAGTGACGCCTCTCGGAGCGCCGCATTCACTCATTGAAAGTAACCAAATGCTGGAGCCTTATATCAATGATCAAGTACAGGATATCGGCAATCATAATTTTATCTCACTCGAAAAAGTGCTTGAACTGGAGCCAGATCTGATTATCACCTGGAATCGTGCTGCTTACGCTTCCTATGCCAGAATTGCACCAACGGTGGTCTATGGAGGGACTGGTTACGGCTCTGTCGCGGAGGAAATTCGAGAGATGGGACGTATTCTGAATCGCCAGACGGAAGCCGAAACATGGATTAAGGAATACGGGCGGAGAGTACATACTTTGCAGCAAACGATCCCGGGCAAGGTCTCCGCAGAGAAGACATTTACCGTCATTGATCCGAACTGGGGAGAACATATTATCCTTGTGGGAAATACGGGAACTCGTGGAGGTAAGGCAGCCTACGGGTTACTGAACTTGAAGCCAGCAGGCAAGGTTCGCCAGGAACTATTGGAGCCGGGCCTGGAATACCTGGATATTGCGCGGAGTGCGGTAGGTGGGTACCTGGAGGACTACCTGTTGGTGTTGGATAATGGTCCAAGACACGGATTTGATCAAGCTTCAGGCAAACCATGGCAGAAGTCCATCGAGACAGATCACTGCCGTGTTATTAGCCTTGACTGGAATAGATATTTCCTCTCCGACCCGTTGTCTGCGGTGCTGCAAGCCGAGGAAATGGTAGACCGGATTATGGCATATTAA
- a CDS encoding ABC transporter substrate-binding protein: MLFKKAWYRITLPVLLIMAVFISGCTQKETVKPRATETGNTAPQTRTLSTMMGDVTVPLNPERVVVDWNIGHVLAVGVTPVGVPSSLLDYGVFLRDKLVDSADLGNHSEVSLEKMVELEPDLIITWGQEKFQTYSKIAPTVVFVPDQYDSMEAEVTAMGEILNRKAEAITWNESFKQRIAAAQAKIKDVIPDGATFTVADFNFLKNPAIIGNSANRGGRAAYELLGLNPAPKVKSDLLDQGKENLEASTEVFGEYVGDYLLMMVTEGSKDHSLLPNVWDNLPAVQNDHIYKLDIHKYFTSDPYTSILQAEEIADRLASGQTELN, from the coding sequence ATGTTGTTTAAGAAAGCTTGGTATCGTATCACCCTGCCTGTTTTGCTGATCATGGCCGTATTCATTAGTGGTTGTACCCAGAAAGAGACCGTGAAACCTAGGGCGACAGAAACAGGAAACACCGCACCGCAAACAAGAACACTCTCCACGATGATGGGAGACGTTACAGTCCCCCTCAACCCGGAGCGGGTTGTCGTTGATTGGAATATAGGACATGTTCTGGCTGTCGGCGTAACACCAGTTGGTGTGCCGAGTAGCCTGCTGGATTATGGAGTATTCCTGCGTGACAAACTTGTGGATAGCGCGGATTTGGGTAACCACAGTGAGGTTTCACTTGAGAAAATGGTAGAGTTGGAACCGGACCTGATTATCACATGGGGCCAGGAGAAATTTCAGACCTATTCCAAAATCGCTCCGACTGTCGTATTCGTACCCGATCAGTATGATTCCATGGAAGCAGAAGTGACAGCCATGGGCGAGATTCTGAACCGCAAAGCAGAAGCCATAACTTGGAACGAATCGTTTAAACAACGGATCGCAGCAGCTCAGGCCAAAATCAAAGATGTGATTCCGGACGGTGCCACATTCACCGTTGCCGATTTTAACTTTTTGAAGAACCCAGCCATTATCGGCAACAGCGCCAATCGTGGTGGAAGAGCAGCCTATGAATTGCTTGGACTAAATCCGGCACCCAAGGTAAAATCAGATCTTCTGGACCAAGGCAAAGAAAATCTGGAAGCTAGCACGGAAGTCTTTGGAGAGTATGTAGGTGATTACCTGCTGATGATGGTTACAGAAGGCTCGAAAGATCACTCTCTGTTGCCTAACGTCTGGGACAATCTGCCTGCGGTGCAGAACGACCATATCTACAAACTGGATATTCATAAATATTTCACATCTGATCCCTACACCTCCATTCTACAAGCCGAAGAGATCGCAGATCGACTCGCAAGTGGACAGACTGAGCTGAATTAG
- a CDS encoding NAD(P)/FAD-dependent oxidoreductase: protein MTTETQLDIYDITIVGGGPAGMYASFYSGMRAMRTKIIEAKQELGGFMRTYPEKLIWDVGGIDPIRCEKLIESLERQARTFDPTIVFGQEIAELERREDGVFILISKTGERHYTRTILLCAGRGMTQVQKLDIEGANRYELTNLHYTITDLSRFAGKRVLISGGGDSAVDWANEMGKIASEVTVAHRRHGFTGHESPVAQMKAQASVMTPFSISRLYGTSDKIDRVELAHVETGEITHVEVDEVVVSHGYDRDFGNLVQWGLAREDYGVSVDQRMRTNIPGIFGAGDFITYGSKVRLIAGAFNDAVLAVNSAKTYLEPAASDMAGVSSHNARFYEKNKALSNT, encoded by the coding sequence ATGACAACGGAGACACAATTGGATATCTACGATATTACCATCGTTGGTGGTGGACCTGCTGGCATGTACGCCTCCTTTTATAGTGGCATGAGAGCCATGCGTACCAAGATCATCGAAGCAAAGCAGGAACTGGGTGGATTCATGCGTACGTACCCGGAGAAGCTGATCTGGGATGTGGGCGGGATTGATCCGATTCGCTGTGAGAAGCTGATTGAATCGCTGGAGAGACAGGCGAGAACGTTCGATCCAACGATTGTGTTTGGGCAGGAAATTGCTGAGCTTGAACGACGTGAGGATGGTGTATTTATACTCATTTCCAAAACAGGGGAGCGTCATTACACACGTACCATCCTGTTATGTGCGGGCAGAGGCATGACTCAGGTGCAAAAGCTGGATATCGAAGGTGCCAATCGGTATGAGCTGACCAATCTGCACTATACGATAACCGATCTGTCCCGATTTGCCGGGAAGCGTGTTCTGATCTCGGGTGGCGGCGATTCCGCAGTCGACTGGGCGAATGAAATGGGCAAAATAGCAAGTGAAGTCACGGTAGCACACAGACGTCATGGATTTACCGGACACGAGTCGCCAGTTGCTCAGATGAAAGCTCAAGCGAGCGTCATGACGCCATTTAGCATCTCACGTTTATACGGTACCAGTGACAAAATAGATCGTGTCGAGCTAGCCCATGTAGAAACCGGTGAGATCACACATGTTGAAGTGGATGAAGTTGTAGTAAGCCATGGGTATGATCGTGATTTCGGTAACCTCGTGCAATGGGGACTGGCGCGTGAAGATTACGGTGTGTCCGTTGATCAGCGCATGCGAACCAACATTCCAGGCATCTTCGGAGCGGGTGATTTTATCACCTATGGAAGCAAAGTCAGGCTGATTGCAGGTGCTTTTAACGATGCGGTGCTCGCAGTCAACAGTGCCAAGACGTATCTGGAACCTGCTGCTTCCGATATGGCGGGTGTATCTTCTCACAATGCCCGGTTCTATGAGAAAAACAAAGCTCTCTCCAATACGTAG
- a CDS encoding helix-turn-helix domain-containing protein, whose amino-acid sequence MSDNMEWIAQWKSTNTLSNAWITKGELHHFFSHTLIFIIDGKAIWNINGYRVHVSYGELIALEENSVMEVIEGGNLDLAGWHVQFDTYSVLHDRREAEKFEWHLPSGEAYQKVQLSGGGLASIIQHWSEVHTQDQSAERVGNQHLLYELLSNLYRKQPDNELKPEHAILRSIDYMQQHYDQVITRTQLAQIAGISPWHYSRKFSERYGKPPLDYLAHYRIYRAQEELLLTAATSQDIAKKTGFEDAHYFSRRFKQLTGVSPKIYRQTMTQRKIVSLSPICAEIMIHLGVIPHAVVVTPILLSPHHREQFTAHGVKMLEVTQYEVEIELVRQVQPEMLIGNVLTEEVKRELRTIAPILTGLHQDVEPMLDQLAAWFLKEDEAYRLHQQMKHEVSVAKRQLQPIIQSASTVMLLRVEAFGYRYLGGHSHGVSHLLYEQLGLTLPQALDSGTAWFNPCSLDLLTQANPDYLFVEKRIMQHFSAEENMRKLWESPQWNDLKAVKNNRVFYVDTHLWVDGHGITGHTLILNQIVRNLTEPFHERAQ is encoded by the coding sequence ATGTCTGACAACATGGAATGGATTGCTCAATGGAAGTCAACGAATACACTAAGCAACGCTTGGATAACAAAAGGCGAGCTGCATCACTTTTTCAGTCACACCTTGATATTTATCATTGATGGAAAAGCGATCTGGAATATAAATGGATACCGAGTTCACGTCTCCTATGGAGAATTAATTGCGCTTGAAGAGAATTCCGTAATGGAGGTCATTGAAGGTGGCAACCTGGATCTGGCAGGCTGGCATGTTCAGTTCGATACATATTCGGTGCTGCATGATCGACGGGAAGCTGAGAAGTTCGAATGGCATTTACCATCAGGAGAGGCGTATCAGAAAGTGCAACTGTCCGGTGGAGGTCTGGCAAGTATCATTCAGCATTGGAGTGAAGTGCATACACAGGATCAGAGTGCAGAAAGGGTTGGCAATCAGCATTTGTTATATGAGTTGTTAAGTAATCTATATCGGAAACAGCCGGATAACGAGTTGAAGCCAGAACACGCTATACTTCGCTCTATTGACTATATGCAGCAGCATTATGATCAGGTCATTACACGCACACAGCTAGCTCAGATCGCTGGTATTAGTCCATGGCATTATTCCCGCAAATTTAGCGAGCGATATGGTAAGCCACCTCTGGATTATCTGGCCCACTACCGGATCTATCGCGCACAGGAAGAACTGTTATTAACCGCTGCAACCTCTCAGGATATTGCCAAAAAGACTGGATTTGAAGATGCTCATTATTTTAGCCGACGATTCAAACAGTTGACTGGCGTATCCCCAAAGATATATAGGCAGACGATGACGCAGCGCAAGATCGTATCACTTTCTCCAATCTGTGCAGAAATTATGATTCATCTGGGTGTCATTCCCCATGCCGTAGTGGTAACTCCGATCCTGTTGTCTCCACATCACCGTGAACAATTTACAGCTCATGGAGTGAAGATGCTGGAGGTGACACAGTATGAGGTGGAGATAGAACTTGTTCGACAAGTTCAACCGGAGATGTTGATAGGAAACGTATTGACGGAAGAGGTCAAAAGGGAGCTGCGCACAATTGCACCGATTCTTACCGGACTTCATCAAGATGTAGAACCAATGCTCGATCAATTAGCAGCCTGGTTTCTTAAAGAAGATGAGGCTTATAGACTGCATCAGCAGATGAAACATGAAGTCAGCGTAGCTAAGCGACAGTTGCAACCCATCATCCAATCCGCGTCCACAGTCATGCTGCTGAGGGTAGAAGCGTTTGGTTATCGATATCTGGGTGGGCATTCACACGGGGTATCACACTTGTTATATGAACAGCTTGGATTAACACTGCCGCAAGCACTCGATTCAGGTACAGCCTGGTTTAATCCTTGTTCGCTTGACCTGCTGACGCAAGCCAATCCCGATTACCTCTTTGTTGAGAAGCGGATTATGCAGCACTTCAGCGCTGAAGAGAATATGAGGAAACTATGGGAGAGTCCGCAATGGAATGACCTCAAGGCTGTGAAAAATAATCGGGTATTTTACGTAGATACTCACCTGTGGGTAGACGGTCACGGAATTACGGGACACACTCTGATTCTCAATCAGATCGTTCGCAATCTTACGGAACCTTTTCATGAGAGAGCACAATAG